Proteins from one Gimesia maris genomic window:
- a CDS encoding LamG-like jellyroll fold domain-containing protein codes for MKKSESILPEQILELADAQCSGIITEVELAALEQLLTEHPEYRREYLNYVFLHIGLASAAKSAQLPPAEAEAPTIPQKPRRVPARFLLIPCFSLLVCLCAVGLFLSLQSAPQKAGAPDIVQDRSQYYFDENAVPPSEVAFVQSTLQAKWELLGKNPVMTDHFQPGTVKVTSGNVDFAFSGGADVSLTSPSLFGMEGKDQGTLFSGKLLTHRSDGKAPFKLETPSVELINRGTEYEVSVNEESETYVHVLDGQVEVKLRGRLPRFYWNFDQRESESLQDAIGMGAIRAGKNAVRVEGIIGSGAIRFNNHPDASLLLGNGGGKEVGTGDYAVSTGVTIEAMVISEWEISDHQPAKKPYDYDEIFRKEDGSYRILLSFQNDEKAGVSQIPVVKGGPCLSFGLFLSGMGYSELDMPLDGKEGRPTLAEMRDGKPHHIVATYNGWTGVKAIYIDGKLRMSHRFPVGTMIISGGSTPAVIGNLITSDFESFVGREPFSGVIDEVAFYDYALDPATIAAHFECVKAGRDYFEGQLNKFVLQEKQGKNMLLNKGQKMRFSAETGEPVL; via the coding sequence ATGAAAAAATCTGAATCCATACTGCCGGAGCAAATTCTGGAACTGGCTGACGCACAATGTTCGGGGATCATCACTGAAGTAGAGCTGGCAGCCCTGGAGCAGTTGCTGACGGAGCATCCCGAGTACCGTCGCGAATATCTGAATTACGTGTTTCTGCATATCGGGCTGGCGAGTGCAGCAAAATCCGCACAGTTACCGCCTGCTGAAGCAGAAGCTCCCACGATTCCACAGAAACCAAGGCGTGTGCCTGCCCGGTTTCTGCTTATACCATGCTTCAGTCTGCTCGTCTGTCTGTGTGCGGTCGGGCTGTTTCTCTCCTTACAGAGTGCACCTCAAAAGGCTGGTGCGCCTGATATCGTGCAGGATCGGTCTCAATATTATTTTGATGAAAATGCTGTCCCTCCCTCAGAAGTCGCTTTTGTGCAGTCGACGCTCCAGGCGAAATGGGAACTGCTGGGCAAGAATCCGGTGATGACAGATCACTTTCAGCCGGGCACTGTGAAAGTGACTTCCGGTAACGTGGACTTTGCTTTTTCGGGCGGTGCCGATGTTTCCCTGACGAGTCCTTCCCTGTTCGGTATGGAAGGCAAAGATCAGGGGACACTTTTTTCCGGGAAGCTGCTCACCCATCGCTCAGATGGCAAAGCTCCCTTTAAACTGGAAACGCCCAGTGTGGAACTGATCAATCGGGGTACCGAATACGAAGTCAGTGTGAATGAAGAGTCTGAAACTTATGTGCATGTTCTGGATGGTCAGGTTGAAGTGAAGCTCCGCGGACGTTTACCTCGATTCTACTGGAATTTCGATCAGAGAGAATCGGAGTCATTACAGGATGCGATAGGCATGGGAGCAATTCGTGCCGGTAAAAATGCAGTGCGGGTGGAAGGCATCATTGGCAGTGGTGCGATACGGTTTAACAATCACCCTGATGCGAGTCTGCTGCTGGGTAATGGGGGTGGCAAGGAGGTGGGGACCGGTGATTATGCGGTTTCGACAGGGGTGACTATTGAAGCCATGGTGATCTCTGAGTGGGAGATTTCAGATCATCAACCTGCAAAAAAGCCTTATGATTATGATGAAATATTTCGTAAAGAGGATGGCAGCTACCGGATACTGTTGAGTTTTCAAAATGATGAAAAAGCCGGTGTATCTCAGATTCCTGTAGTGAAGGGAGGTCCGTGTCTGTCATTTGGTCTGTTTTTGTCGGGCATGGGTTACAGCGAACTGGATATGCCCCTGGACGGGAAAGAGGGACGCCCCACGCTGGCTGAAATGCGAGATGGCAAGCCACATCATATCGTTGCCACTTATAATGGCTGGACGGGAGTGAAAGCCATTTATATTGATGGCAAGCTGCGAATGAGCCATCGATTTCCGGTCGGCACGATGATCATCAGCGGTGGTTCGACCCCCGCGGTGATTGGTAACCTGATTACCTCCGATTTTGAATCATTCGTAGGCCGCGAGCCATTTAGTGGCGTGATTGATGAAGTCGCATTCTATGATTACGCACTGGATCCGGCGACGATCGCCGCTCACTTTGAATGCGTCAAAGCGGGCAGAGATTATTTTGAAGGCCAGTTGAACAAATTTGTGTTGCAGGAAAAACAGGGTAAAAACATGCTGCTCAACAAGGGGCAGAAGATGAGATTCTCTGCAGAGACCGGGGAACCGGTGCTGTAA
- a CDS encoding sigma-70 family RNA polymerase sigma factor, with translation MSKHLDNPVMSEEFFRLFSREDRKIYGFILALVLDVSAAEDIFQETCVILWKEFPGYDSDRSFLNWANGIAFNQVRKYRRKYQNKRLIFNDNLVTELAEDVSSMVEEQSQRQLALTQCMQKLSPRERDLIDAYYGDRETAATVADRWKCSSHAIYKTIKKIRKVLFDCVNRRLSSEMTS, from the coding sequence ATGAGTAAGCATTTAGACAATCCGGTCATGAGTGAAGAGTTCTTTCGACTGTTCTCGCGGGAAGACCGCAAAATCTATGGATTTATTCTCGCTTTAGTACTGGATGTCTCTGCTGCGGAAGACATCTTCCAGGAAACATGCGTTATACTGTGGAAAGAATTTCCGGGATATGATTCTGATCGCAGTTTCCTGAACTGGGCGAACGGAATTGCATTTAACCAGGTGCGAAAATACAGGCGGAAGTATCAGAATAAACGGCTGATCTTCAATGATAACCTGGTAACGGAACTGGCGGAGGACGTTTCGAGCATGGTGGAGGAACAGAGTCAGCGTCAATTGGCGCTCACGCAGTGTATGCAAAAGCTAAGTCCGCGCGAACGTGATCTGATCGACGCGTATTACGGAGACCGGGAGACCGCGGCCACAGTCGCCGACCGCTGGAAATGTTCCTCTCATGCGATCTACAAAACAATCAAAAAAATCCGGAAAGTATTATTTGATTGTGTCAACCGCCGTCTTTCCAGTGAGATGACTTCATGA
- a CDS encoding DUF1559 domain-containing protein, with the protein MFVARKHDYRMRSAFTLIELLVVIAIIAILIALLLPAVQQAREAARRSTCKNNLKQLGLALHNYHETHKLFPPGMIYRVVTPSSPSGKRTPFCLHLLPFLDKANIYNLYDHNQNWHATVHDPQPAGNGVRLVPIPVWQCPTDRDAIWNSNPDGSIRGNYGVNWGQGTFGTQIKPAPFKNAFGAKMRDITDGSSNTLAMLEMLKPATGADDYRAWIWNDEPESVVMTRVGPNSSAPDLVTHCVSEGDRLPCTGSIAGNDRSNASRSLHVGGVHALMCDGAVRFVSDNIDLNTWQSLSSMSGGEVIGEF; encoded by the coding sequence ATGTTCGTCGCTCGCAAACATGATTATCGCATGCGTTCCGCGTTTACTTTAATTGAATTGCTGGTCGTCATCGCCATCATAGCGATTTTGATCGCCCTGCTACTACCTGCAGTTCAGCAGGCACGCGAAGCAGCCCGCCGCAGTACCTGTAAAAACAATTTAAAGCAACTGGGACTGGCACTACATAATTATCACGAAACACATAAACTGTTTCCCCCGGGAATGATATATCGAGTTGTGACGCCATCCTCTCCCTCAGGAAAACGAACTCCTTTCTGCCTGCATCTGCTGCCTTTTCTCGATAAAGCCAACATATACAACCTGTACGATCATAACCAGAACTGGCACGCTACCGTGCATGATCCTCAACCCGCCGGCAACGGTGTGAGGCTGGTGCCGATTCCTGTCTGGCAATGCCCTACCGATCGAGATGCCATCTGGAATTCCAATCCGGATGGAAGTATTCGAGGAAACTATGGTGTCAACTGGGGGCAGGGCACATTTGGAACTCAAATCAAACCTGCGCCGTTCAAAAATGCATTCGGAGCTAAAATGCGGGATATCACCGATGGTTCCAGCAACACCCTGGCCATGCTGGAAATGCTGAAGCCTGCCACGGGTGCAGACGATTATCGAGCCTGGATCTGGAATGACGAACCGGAAAGTGTCGTCATGACACGCGTCGGTCCCAACAGTTCGGCTCCCGATCTGGTCACGCACTGTGTCTCCGAAGGAGATCGACTTCCCTGCACAGGCTCTATCGCGGGAAATGATCGCAGCAATGCTTCACGAAGTCTGCACGTGGGCGGGGTGCATGCACTGATGTGTGACGGTGCTGTCAGATTCGTCTCTGATAATATTGATCTCAACACCTGGCAAAGCCTGAGCAGCATGAGCGGTGGAGAAGTGATCGGCGAATTTTAA